Proteins encoded by one window of Paenibacillus urinalis:
- a CDS encoding sensor histidine kinase, with protein sequence MYRITDYITLNPSVSQEVMKLNEQSSSYERLKLEQLLDKEIYQVRLDAPEIMGIRIYDLKGNILNLGSFSGRFNNFNSSYLNETLTRLIPTGGEYVWSRAEENDFHQLNTANMVVAGRLMRTIDLDTYGTMLILFNNSLFESHMKDLRVHEDAEAYLFDQEGRLLYLLNDRTYAEEPKLGEFPSLGSIVRKENGTSYMYTRQQSERVGFTLVSKVSLAQIQSESKVILQVAVVSALASFVSLSIIVIVISRILLRPLGNLVRGMRHVRAGKFDARVPIQSKDELGYLGESFNNMTSQIENLIYEMYERRINEKEAELKAIQAQLNPHFLYNTLGMFFWKFYMLGDERSARLINNLSEMLQYSLEPVQQMTTLRDEIRQIHNYVEIQKERYPDSLTVDMNMPEEIMECRVFRLLIQPIVENAFIHAFRDKKTDRRLVISGYIQSHSDAADPSLVIEIRDNGCGMSQEMIDGIMMAASAPPTDKRNRIGTGSIIRRVELEFGPPYGVDFESVIGQGTLVRIKLPYLRLEREDR encoded by the coding sequence ATGTATCGGATAACGGATTACATCACCTTAAATCCGTCGGTCAGTCAGGAAGTCATGAAGCTGAACGAGCAATCCAGCTCCTACGAGCGGTTAAAACTCGAACAATTATTGGACAAGGAAATCTATCAAGTAAGACTGGATGCGCCAGAGATCATGGGGATTCGAATCTACGATCTTAAGGGGAACATTCTCAATCTAGGTTCATTCTCAGGCAGATTCAACAATTTCAACAGTTCTTATCTGAACGAAACACTGACAAGGCTAATTCCAACGGGTGGGGAGTATGTCTGGAGCAGAGCAGAAGAAAACGATTTTCATCAATTAAACACGGCAAATATGGTGGTAGCCGGCCGGCTGATGCGCACCATTGATCTGGATACCTATGGAACCATGCTCATTTTATTTAACAATTCGTTGTTTGAGTCGCATATGAAGGATCTACGTGTTCATGAGGATGCAGAAGCTTATCTATTTGATCAGGAAGGTCGGCTTCTATACTTGTTAAATGACAGAACCTATGCAGAGGAACCGAAACTCGGGGAATTTCCGTCACTAGGAAGTATCGTCCGTAAAGAGAATGGCACTTCCTATATGTATACTAGACAACAATCTGAACGAGTCGGGTTTACGCTTGTAAGCAAGGTTTCTCTTGCGCAAATTCAAAGTGAAAGCAAGGTGATACTGCAAGTAGCTGTAGTTTCTGCACTTGCGAGCTTTGTAAGCCTCAGTATCATCGTCATTGTCATCAGTCGTATTCTACTGCGTCCACTCGGTAACCTTGTGAGAGGAATGAGACATGTAAGAGCAGGTAAGTTCGATGCCCGTGTTCCAATTCAGAGTAAGGATGAGCTGGGCTACTTGGGAGAGAGCTTCAACAACATGACCAGCCAAATCGAGAATCTAATTTATGAAATGTACGAACGCAGAATTAATGAGAAAGAGGCTGAATTGAAGGCGATTCAAGCGCAGCTCAATCCTCATTTTTTATACAATACATTAGGGATGTTCTTCTGGAAATTCTATATGCTTGGAGATGAGAGGTCTGCTCGTCTCATTAACAACCTATCAGAAATGCTGCAATATTCGCTGGAACCTGTTCAGCAAATGACCACACTTCGGGATGAGATCCGTCAGATTCACAATTATGTGGAAATACAGAAAGAACGTTATCCTGATTCACTCACAGTTGATATGAATATGCCAGAAGAAATTATGGAATGCCGCGTGTTCAGGCTCCTCATCCAGCCCATTGTGGAGAATGCTTTCATTCATGCTTTTCGCGACAAAAAGACAGATCGCCGATTAGTGATATCAGGATATATTCAGTCTCATTCTGATGCTGCAGATCCGTCTCTTGTGATCGAGATTCGTGATAACGGCTGTGGAATGTCACAGGAGATGATTGACGGAATAATGATGGCCGCATCGGCTCCGCCGACGGACAAACGTAATCGCATTGGAACGGGAAGTATTATCAGGCGGGTTGAACTAGAGTTTGGTCCCCCATATGGAGTTGATTTCGAATCCGTAATTGGGCAAGGAACTTTGGTGCGTATAAAATTGCCCTATTTGCGATTGGAGCGTGAGGATCGTTGA
- the thpD gene encoding ectoine hydroxylase encodes MNKKLSALHEEQKDLYPSRIHLEPKILNRKDPVLYSEWSTQAPISKEQSDFYERNGYLFIENFFDEDELQHYQTEARNLKEQVSNIQDDRIIREPGGDEVRSVFAVHNSNSVFVNLSKHARIVAITDYLLGSKTYIHQSRINYKPGFTGKEFYWHSDFETWHVEDGMPRMRALSCSFALEDNYHFNGPLMVVPGSHKQFVACIGRTPENHFKDSLRKQEYGVPDPDSLSQMVKKNGIDTPVGKAGSILLFDCNIMHGSNSNITPYPRSNIFMVYNSVENKVVEPYSGQDPRPEYIAARQSI; translated from the coding sequence CTTACATGAAGAACAAAAAGACCTTTATCCTTCTAGAATCCACTTGGAGCCAAAAATTTTGAACAGAAAGGATCCAGTCCTCTATTCGGAATGGTCCACCCAAGCTCCTATTTCCAAGGAACAGTCAGACTTCTATGAGCGCAATGGCTATTTGTTTATAGAGAACTTTTTCGATGAAGATGAATTACAGCATTATCAGACTGAAGCCAGAAATTTGAAAGAACAAGTGAGCAATATCCAGGATGACAGAATTATTCGTGAGCCAGGTGGTGACGAGGTACGGTCTGTATTTGCCGTTCATAACAGCAATTCGGTATTCGTGAATCTCTCAAAGCATGCTAGAATAGTTGCGATCACAGACTATTTACTCGGAAGCAAGACCTATATACATCAATCTCGTATCAATTACAAGCCTGGTTTTACAGGGAAAGAATTCTATTGGCATTCCGACTTTGAAACCTGGCATGTGGAGGATGGAATGCCGCGTATGAGAGCATTAAGCTGCTCCTTTGCGTTGGAAGATAATTATCATTTCAATGGACCGCTTATGGTGGTTCCCGGTTCTCACAAACAATTTGTGGCATGTATCGGCCGTACTCCTGAAAATCATTTTAAAGATTCGTTAAGAAAACAAGAATATGGTGTTCCTGATCCAGATAGCTTGAGCCAAATGGTTAAGAAAAACGGGATAGATACACCTGTAGGTAAAGCTGGCTCTATACTCTTGTTCGATTGTAACATTATGCACGGATCGAACAGCAATATAACGCCTTACCCGCGAAGTAATATTTTCATGGTATATAATAGTGTTGAAAATAAGGTCGTAGAACCGTATTCAGGACAGGATCCAAGACCAGAATATATTGCTGCTCGTCAATCTATCTAA